The Malus domestica chromosome 10, GDT2T_hap1 genome contains a region encoding:
- the LOC103445108 gene encoding protein CHROMATIN REMODELING 35 → MESPIDVSPIKTTYDSLYSKGHKRMKLCLDGKNYDGLDISVSKHDEVVEKKPKSTSEVVDYTDPFAIRNLLERLDCGEYGSVTKEIEAVLAKKTQTMVPYFAKYPALANAFLEEDKRQSKKAPKSENPLASDKVIDLEDDCVENNAPASLRPVVIIDSDEEQSEDPRSYPFKEVVLPQPSYSFQEVFLGQSSEQNSMNKAVERDFLENRLPGEKPSLSSETGIKNHPGIYVGVEDDGDYQTDVEEDDGLGDIWNEMSMGLETNKDAAVEGMSGGEEEGDCDHSFVLKDDIGYVCRICGVIDRAIETIFEFQYNKVKRSTRTYMPDSRNGKERDSAEIDGFKLSEDGLILTEISAHPRHMKQMKPHQVEGFNFLVSNLVGDNPGGCILAHAPGSGKTFMIISFMQSFLAKYPNARPLIVLPKGILDTWKKEFKIWQVEDIPLIDFYENKADNRSQQLEVLKQWVEHKSILFLGYKQFSSIVCDRETSKVSTACQEILLKAPSILILDEGHTPRNDNTDVFQSLAKLQTPRKVVLSGTIFQNHVNEVFNLLNLVRPKFLRAETSRPIIKRIMSRVHIPGVRKQFKAGSESAFYELVEHTLQKDNDFRRKVTVIHELREMTSKVLHYYKGDTLDELPGLVDFTVVLNLTPKQKHETEKLKKFARKFKQNAVGSAVYLHPKLSNLAWKPTDPDDRVDELLDKIDVKDGVKARFFLNILNLCESAGEKLLVFSQYLLPLKFLERLVVRMKGWSAGREMFVISGESSSEQREWSMDRFNNSPTAKVFFGSIKACGEGISLVGASRLILLDVHLNPSVSRQAIGRAFRPGQKKKVFVYRLVAANSPEEEDHSTCFQKETIAKMWFEWNEYCGFRDFEVETIDVNESDDPFLESPVLREDVKLLYRR, encoded by the exons GTTTATATTCCAAGGGGCATAAGAGGATGAAACTCTGTTTGGACGGAAAGAATTATGATGGCTTGGACATCTCTGTAAGTAAGCATGATGAAGTTGTAGAGAAGAAACCTAAGTCTACTTCAGAAGTTGTTGACTACACTGATCCATTTGCCATACGGAACTTGCTGGAGAGGTTAGACTGTGGTGAATATGGAAGTGTTACAAAGGAGATAGAGGCAGTTCTTGCTAAAAAGACCCAAACTATGGTCCCTTATTTTGCAAAGTATCCTGCACTGGCAAATGCATTCTTGGAGGAAGACAAAAGGCAGAGTAAAAAGGCTCCCAAATCTGAAAATCCACTAGCTAGTGATAAAGTCATTGATCTGGAGGATGACTGCGTTGAAAATAATGCTCCAGCATCACTGAGGCCTGTGGTAATCATTGATTCAGATGAGGAACAAAGTGAAGATCCGAGATCTTATCCTTTCAAAGAGGTTGTCTTGCCACAGCCATCATATTCTTTCCAGGAGGTTTTCTTGGGACAATCGTCAGAACAGAATTCCATGAATAAAGCAGTG GAAAGAGACTTTTTGGAGAACAGACTTCCAGGTGAAAAACCAAGTCTGTCCAGTGAAACAGGAATCAAGAATCACCCAGGAATTTATGTTGGTGTAGAAGATGATGGTGATTACCAGACAGATGTTGAAGAAGATGATGGTCTGGGAGATATTTGGAATGAAATGTCAATGGGTTTAGAAACTAACAAG GATGCTGCTGTGGAAGGAATGAGTGGCGGGGAAGAGGAAGGTGACTGTGATCATTCTTTTGTCTTGAAGGATGATATTGGATATGTTTGCCGCATTTGTGGGGTTATTGACAGAGCAATTGAGACGATATTTGAGTTTCAGTATAACAAG GTCAAAAGGAGTACAAGAACTTACATGCCTGATTCTCGGAATGGCAAAGAAAGAGATTCAGCCGAGATAGATGGATTTAAATTGTCAGAGGATGGTTTGATACTAACTGAGATATCTGCTCACCCAAGACAtatgaaacaaatgaaacctcATCAAGTGGAGGGTTTCAATTTTCTTGTTAGCAACTTGGTTGGCGATAATCCTGGTGGTTGCATCTTGGCCCATGCTCCAGGTTCTGGTAAAACATTTATGAtaataagtttcatgcaaagtTTTCTAGCTAAGTATCCAAATGCAAGACCCCTGATTGTTCTTCCTAAAGGAATCCTGGATACGTGGAAAAAGGAGTTTAAAATTTGGCAAGTGGAGGATATTCCATTAATTGATTTCTATGAAAATAAAGCAGACAATCGATCACAGCAGCTGGAGGTGTTGAAACAATGGGTGGAGCACAAGAGTATCCTTTTCTTAGGGTACAAGCAATTCTCCTCTATTGTTTGTGATCGAGAAACTAGCAAGGTATCAACTGCGTGCCAAGAAATATTGCTGAAGGCACCTTCAATTCTTATTCTGGATGAAGGGCATACTCCAAGAAATGATAACACTGACGTGTTCCAATCCCTTGCAAAGCTGCAGACACCTAGGAAAGTTGTACTTTCTGGAACCATTTTCCAAAATCATGTCAACGAAGTATTCAACCTTTTGAATCTTGTTCGTCCTAAGTTTTTAAGAGCAGAAACATCCCGACCCATCATCAAGCGGATCATGAGTAGAGTGCATATACCAGGTGTAAGGAAGCAGTTCAAAGCTGGCAGTGAATCAGCCTTCTATGAACTAGTGGAGCATACTCTACAGAAGGATAATGATTTTCGAAGGAAAGTCACTGTCATACACGAATTGCGTGAGATGACTAGCAAGGTGCTTCATTATTACAAAGGAGATACCCTCGATGAACTTCCTGGGCTAGTTGATTTCACTGTGGTACTAAATCTCACCCCCAAGCAGAAGCACGAGACTGAGAAGTTAAAGAAGTTTGCAAGAAAGTTCAAGCAAAATGCTGTTGGAAGCGCTGTTTatcttcacccaaaactgtCCAACTTGGCTTGGAAGCCTACTGATCCAGATGACAGAGTGGATGAGCTCTTGGACAAAATAGATGTGAAAGATGGAGTCAAGGCAAGATTCTTTCTTAATATACTGAACTTATGTGAGTCAGCGGGTGAGAAACTTTTAGTTTTCAGTCAGTACCTCCTACCACTGAAATTTTTGGAGAGATTAGTAGTCAGAATGAAGGGGTGGAGCGCTGGGAGAGAAATGTTTGTGATCTCAGGTGAGTCAAGCTCTGAGCAACGGGAATGGTCTATGGATAGATTTAACAATTCCCCCACCGCCAAGGTTTTCTTCGGCTCAATTAAGGCTTGTGGGGAGGGTATATCGTTGGTAGGGGCTTCTCGACTAATACTTCTGGATGTACATCTTAACCCCTCAGTGAGCAGGCAGGCCATCGGTCGTGCATTTAGACCAGGTCAGAAGAAGAAAGTTTTCGTGTATAGATTGGTAGCTGCTAATTCTCCTGAAGAGGAAGATCATAGCACTTGCTTCCAAAAAGAAACAATTGCAAAAATGTGGTTTGAATGGAATGAATATTGTGGTTTCCGGGATTTTGAAGTGGAGACCATTGATGTGAATGAGAGTGATGATCCCTTCCTCGAAAGTCCAGTGTTGAGGGAGGATGTGAAGCTTCTGTACAGAAG GTAG
- the LOC103445109 gene encoding BEL1-like homeodomain protein 6, whose translation MSSYYTGSNNQKDATPMLYLREPLPSSYPEAPFVSGNMMMYMNPGSYSDALAGSSQQQNNCIEGGSSVGGSDSNQQQHDVLSHLGGTHIGEQGFSPWREGRNEMLVTHPMGSSSGILHGGQNLQGQGLSLSLSTQIPSGMQMPSISYRNTNMGFASFLSPNASVSSEGDGRNGSFRDEQPRNVEYLQSGFPGGNPDSSKGDLSPYGMSSMARTISHNKYLKAAQQLLDEVVNVQKALKQHDREKNQSTHDHQKSFKEGDDGSKNDLESGVSTNPQELASNSTCELSHAEKQELQSKLTKLLSMLDEVDRRYKQYYHQMQIVVSSFDVIAGIGSAKPYTAVALQTISRHFRCLRDAITGQIRATRKSLGEQGASGSMKGVGISRLRYVDQHLRQQRALQQLGMMQQHAWRPQRGLPESSVSILRAWLFEHFLHPYPKDSDKILLARQTGLTRSQVSNWFINARVRLWKPMVEEMYKEEAGDAEMDSNSSSENTPQTKKGDNTGTMEDGVEDMQPSPSSTATEKCGTGQFMDSKSDHFHDVEMAGSTGYANFQNVTRHEAEAEAEYGLVKLREGQRPGMDDSSLFSDANVQTDRNSERFTAAAAAYHMPELGRFGSGSGVSLTLGLQHCDGGSSLPISSGTHHGFVSVRGDDLYNPAASSVGSETADFECLDSGNQQQHRFSSSHLLHDFVV comes from the exons ATGTCAAGTTACTATACTGGTTCGAATAATCAAAAAGATGCGACGCCAATGCTCTATTTAAGGGAACCTTTGCCTAGTTCTTATCCAGAAGCACCTTTTGTCTCTGGTAACATGATGATGTATATGAACCCTGGGTCATACTCGGACGCATTGGCTGGGAGTTCTCAGCAGCAAAACAACTGCATTGAAGGAGGCTCCTCGGTGGGGGGTTCAGATTCCAACCAGCAGCAGCATGATGTCCTATCGCATCTTGGTGGCACGCATATTGGAGAGCAGGGATTCAGTCCATGGAGGGAGGGTAGAAATGAGATGCTAGTTACGCATCCCATGGGTAGTTCTTCAGGTATTCTTCATGGTGGACAGAACTTGCAAGGTCAGGGGTTGTCCCTCAGCCTCAGTACACAAATCCCATCAGGAATGCAAATGCCTTCTATCTCATACCGGAATACCAATATGGGTTTTGCTTCATTCTTAAGTCCTAATGCATCCGTTTCAAGTGAGGGTGACGGTAGGAATGGTTCTTTTAGAGATGAGCAGCCAAGAAATGTTGAATATTTGCAATCTGGTTTTCCGGGAGGCAATCCAGATTCAAGTAAAGGGGATTTGTCTCCATATGGGATGTCGAGTATGGCAAGAACCATTTCCCATAACAAATACCTCAAAGCAGCACAACAGCTGCTTGATGAAGTCGTCAATGTCCAGAAAGCACTGAAGCAGCATGATAGAGAGAAGAACCAAAGCACACATGATCATCAGAAGAGTTTCAAGGAAGGAGATGATGGATCAAAGAATGATCTTGAGAGTGGAGTATCTACAAACCCTCAAGAGTTGGCCAGTAACTCAACGTGTGAGCTTTCACATGCCGAGAAACAAGAGTTGCAAAGCAAGTTGACGAAGCTTCTGTCTATGCTAGATGAG GTTGACAGAAGGTACAAGCAGTATTATCATCAGATGCAGATTGTTGTATCGTCATTTGATGTGATAGCGGGAATTGGGTCAGCTAAACCGTACACAGCTGTTGCCCTGCAGACTATTTCACGTCACTTTCGGTGCTTACGTGATGCAATCACAGGACAGATACGAGCAACCCGTAAAAGCCTTGGGGAGCAAGGTGCCTCTGGAAGCATGAAAGGAGTTGGAATATCTCGCCTCCGTTATGTGGACCAGCATCTCAGGCAGCAGAGAGCCCTTCAGCAGCTTGGCATGATGCAACAACATGCATGGAGACCACAAAGAGGTTTGCCGGAAAGCTCTGTCTCAATTCTGCGAGCATGGCTGTTTGAGCATTTCCTTCATCC CTATCCGAAGGATTCTGATAAGATCCTGCTAGCAAGGCAGACAGGCTTGACTAGAAGTCAG GTCTCAAACTGGTTTATCAATGCACGAGTGCGCCTTTGGAAGCCCATGGTTGAGGAGATGTACAAAGAAGAGGCTGGTGATGCTGAGATGGACTCCAACTCTTCATCTGAGAATACacctcaaacaaaaaaaggtGACAACACGGGGACCATGGAAGACGGAGTAGAAGATATGCAACCTAGCCCAAGTTCGACAGCCACTGAGAAATGCGGCACGGGACAATTTATGGACTCCAAATCTGACCATTTCCATGACGTGGAAATGGCTGGATCCACTGGATATGCCAATTTCCAGAATGTGACTCGTCATGAAGCTGAAGCTGAAGCTGAGTACGGGCTCGTCAAGCTTAGAGAGGGGCAAAGGCCCGGTATGGATGACTCGAGTCTCTTTTCTGATGCAAATGTTCAGACTGATAGGAACAGTGAGAGGTTTACGGCAGCTGCTGCTGCATACCACATGCCGGAGCTGGGGAGATTTGGAAGTGGAAGCGGGGTTTCTCTGACATTGGGATTGCAGCATTGTGACGGTGGCAGTAGCCTACCCATCTCTAGTGGGACTCATCACGGGTTTGTTTCCGTGAGAGGGGACGATTTGTACAACCCTGCAGCTTCTTCTGTAGGATCTGAGACAGCAGATTTTGAATGCCTTGACTCCGGGAACCAGCAGCAACACAGATTTAGTTCCTCCCATCTGTTACATGATTTCGTAGTGTGA